In the genome of Cryptomeria japonica chromosome 8, Sugi_1.0, whole genome shotgun sequence, one region contains:
- the LOC131055971 gene encoding oxoglutarate-dependent flavonoid 7-O-demethylase 1, with amino-acid sequence MDALLKQFERLQRPIDLVQTLHDCQLKEVPARYILPSDQRPVPAIEAPQSIPVIDLAAHHSEIVTQVAKASEVWGFFQVINHGIDLSLLERIKRVSQEFFGLPLEEKRRQCPVRPGTRMLEGYGRFFDISDDTVLDWVDALVHYVYPPSVKAVEHWPKTPHTYRETYEKYGKEVLNLTDKLLGFLSEGLGLDSDYVQTLIKEPLLQLRINYYPPCPQPDLVNGLRPHSDGDLLTVLLDDQVEGLQVRKDGEWFTVSPVPGSLIVNVGDLLQIISNGKYKSAEHRAMVNTNQYRMSVVMFLSPQDDVLISPAPELIDETHPRLYHSTLSEEYATTYMSKELQGKAPVEALLIEQQS; translated from the exons ATGGATGCTCTTCTGAAGCAATTTGAGAGACTGCAGAGGCCAATCGATCTGGTGCAAACTCTCCATGACTGCCAACTTAAAGAAGTGCCTGCTCGATATATTCTTCCATCTGATCAGAGGCCAGTCCCTGCTATTGAAGCTCCACAATCTATTCCTGTCATCGATTTAGCAGCTCACCACTCAGAAATAGTAACCCAAGTAGCCAAAGCATCCGAAGTCTGGGGCTTCTTCCAG gtaataaaTCATGGGATAGATCTTTCATTGCTAGAGAGGATCAAACGTGTATCACAAGAATTCTTTGGTCTTCCTTTGGAAGAAAAAAGAAGACAGTGTCCAGTAAGGCCTGGTACTCGTATGCTTGAAGGTTATGGCCGCTTCTTTGACATCTCAGATGACACAGTCTTGGATTGGGTTGACGCCCTTGTTCACTATGTCTATCCACCCTCTGTCAAGGCAGTAGAACACTGGCCGAAAACACCCCACACATACAG GGAAACGTATGAAAAATATGGAAAAGAGGTACTCAATCTTACCGATAAGTTGCTGGGTTTTCTTTCCGAGGGTTTGGGGTTGGACTCTGATTATGTTCAAACCCTTATCAAGGAACCCCTGCTTCAGCTCAGAATCAATTATTACCCTCCTTGCCCTCAGCCAGATTTGGTGAATGGACTGAGACCCCATTCTGATGGGGATTTGCTCACTGTACTGCTAGATGACCAGGTTGAGGGTCTCCAAGTTAGAAAAGACGGAGAATGGTTTACCGTATCCCCTGTTCCTGGATCACTCATTGTCAACGTTGGTGATCTCTTGCAG ATAATaagcaatggaaaatacaagagcgCGGAGCACAGGGCGATGGTAAATACAAATCAGTACAGGATGTCAGTTGTCATGTTTTTAAGTCCACAAGATGATGTGCTGATTTCTCCAGCTcctgaattgattgatgaaactcATCCTAGATTGTATCATTCCACTTTATCTGAAGAGTATGCAACCACTTATATGAGCAAGGAACTTCAAGGAAAAGCTCCAGTAGAAGCTCTTCTTATAGAGCAGCAGTCTTAG